A window of Primulina tabacum isolate GXHZ01 chromosome 4, ASM2559414v2, whole genome shotgun sequence contains these coding sequences:
- the LOC142543585 gene encoding uncharacterized protein LOC142543585 isoform X2, which produces MHSQQLSINSPLVSQFFPRNPMSMLNQLFNRGLLGVKWECSSELREAVASIIFPSPKCSDLPDLLHVQNLFAAKYGKEFIAAATELRPDTSVIRTIIEKLTVSAPPPQVKLRVLKEITLEHSVDWDSTKTEAEFGKKPEDLLHPCCWCVRIFKGSEFRTEFTFI; this is translated from the exons ATGCATAGTCAACAGTTATCCATCAACAGTCCATTAGTCAGTCAATTTTTTCCAAGAAATCCGATGTCTATGCTGAATCAACTTTTCAACAGGGGACTTCTGGGAGTGAAATG GGAATGCTCGAGTGAGCTTCGGGAAGCAGTGGCAAGCATAATCTTTCCATCTCCCAAATGTTCAGATTTGCCAGATCTATTGCATGTTCAGAATTTGTTTGCTGCGAAGTATGGAAAAGAATTCATAGCTGCTGCAACCGAGCTTCGCCCCGATACCAGCGTCATTCGTACA ATTATTGAAAAACTCACTGTGAGTGCTCCGCCGCCACAAGTAAAACTCAGAGTTCTAAAGGAGATCACGCTAGAGCACAGTGTTGATTGGGACTCGACTAAAACTGAAGCTGAATTCGGCAAGAAACCCGAAGATCTTCTG CACCCCTGCTGCTGGTGTGTCCGAATCTTCAAGGGATCAGAGTTTAGAACCGAGTTCACATTCATCTGA
- the LOC142541732 gene encoding zinc finger protein JAGGED-like, producing MSFSVGRSIMRSEGNPLDLNNLPEDYGKQTSEDSSSSAVAGGGYRKKKNGANEAKDECGKVYECRFCSLKFCKSQALGGHMNRHRQERETETLNKARQLVLSNDLAPTTHHLGYVSSNGQPIPHGGYHHQGTNMSDPSLPFRSIYPTRLFQASSPLIPPPPPRPMYTSPQRLLPFPSGPPINEYYLGHVLSNPTFGTTQNEGNYTCIGAPVGHGGDVRDMTLQNQEDGLNWGRR from the exons ATGTCTTTCTCTGTCGGTCGTTCCATTAT GAGATCAGAGGGAAATCCATTAGATCTTAATAACTTACCGGAAGATTACGGTAAACAGACCTCTGAAGATAGTTCTTCATCTGCTG TTGCAGGAGGAGGCTACAGAAAAAAGAAAAACGGCGCAAATGAAGCAAAAGATGAGTGTGGGAAGGTGTATGAATGCAGGTTTTGTTCCCTTAAGTTCTGCAAATCTCAAGCTCTCGGGGGACACATGAACCGCCACCGCCAAG AAAGGGAGACAGAAACATTGAACAAGGCTCGTCAACTGGTTTTAAGTAATGATTTGGCCCCAACTACACATCACTTAGGCTATGTTtcaag CAATGGGCAACCAATCCCACATGGAGGATACCATCATCAAGGAACCAACATGTCCGATCCATCCTTGCCTTTCAGATCCATATACCCTACAAGATTGTTCCAGGCATCTTCACCGCTGATACCGCCACCTCCGCCGCGGCCTATGTACACTTCTCCTCAACGTCTGCTGCCGTTCCCTTCGGGGCCACCGATAAACGAGTACTACCTGGGACATGTCCTCTCAAATCCGACATTCGGAACAACTCAAAATGAAGGCAATTACACCTGCATCGGAGCACCGGTGGGGCACGGTGGGGATGTTAGAGACATGACACTGCAGAATCAAGAAGACGGATTGAACTGGGGCCGGAGATAA
- the LOC142543585 gene encoding uncharacterized protein LOC142543585 isoform X1, whose product MHSQQLSINSPLVSQFFPRNPMSMLNQLFNRGLLGVKWECSSELREAVASIIFPSPKCSDLPDLLHVQNLFAAKYGKEFIAAATELRPDTSVIRTIIEKLTVSAPPPQVKLRVLKEITLEHSVDWDSTKTEAEFGKKPEDLLMDRSKYLFNFRSQKFKKVHLAQSILLIM is encoded by the exons ATGCATAGTCAACAGTTATCCATCAACAGTCCATTAGTCAGTCAATTTTTTCCAAGAAATCCGATGTCTATGCTGAATCAACTTTTCAACAGGGGACTTCTGGGAGTGAAATG GGAATGCTCGAGTGAGCTTCGGGAAGCAGTGGCAAGCATAATCTTTCCATCTCCCAAATGTTCAGATTTGCCAGATCTATTGCATGTTCAGAATTTGTTTGCTGCGAAGTATGGAAAAGAATTCATAGCTGCTGCAACCGAGCTTCGCCCCGATACCAGCGTCATTCGTACA ATTATTGAAAAACTCACTGTGAGTGCTCCGCCGCCACAAGTAAAACTCAGAGTTCTAAAGGAGATCACGCTAGAGCACAGTGTTGATTGGGACTCGACTAAAACTGAAGCTGAATTCGGCAAGAAACCCGAAGATCTTCTG ATGGACCGAAGCAAATATCTGTTCAATTTCCGAAGCCAGAAATTCAAGAAAGTTCATCTAGCACAAAGCATTCTGTTAATTATGTAG
- the LOC142543588 gene encoding adenylate isopentenyltransferase-like, producing the protein MKRLSVFPSTPHFPCKNHNTLLSLSFSNKSTRWARMQSTDIDSATTSATLRRHMKIIVIMGPTGCGKSKLSVDLASRFFPDSEIINSDKIQVYNGLDITTNKIPLWERKNVHHHLLGEFESSDSHPEFTPSDFRLSGAAVISQIVSRRRMPFLVGGSNSFIYALLAKKYNPDVDVFSDFNSDADSVFCKELRYRCCFIWVDVSSPVLNQYLIKRVDDMLDSGMFEELAEYFLHPELNPVSKCGLKKAIGVPEFQKYFETYENGESQIHEMEKQAAYEEAVRAVKENTCQLAKRQAGKIRRLRDAAGWELKRVDSTAVFLAAMGGRRAAEIWERQVLEPSVKIVKRFLME; encoded by the coding sequence ATGAAAAGATTATCAGTATTTCCATCGACACCCCACTTTCCTTGCAAAAACCACAACACGCTCCTTTCCCTCTCCTTTTCAAATAAATCGACTAGGTGGGCCCGGATGCAGTCCACTGATATCGATTCAGCCACCACTTCCGCCACCCTCCGCCGCCACATGAAAATAATTGTCATAATGGGCCCAACCGGCTGCGGTAAATCCAAGCTTTCCGTCGATTTGGCCTCCAGATTTTTTCCCGATTCGGAAATCATAAACTCCGACAAAATCCAAGTATACAATGGCCTTGACATAACCACAAACAAAATCCCATTATGGGAACGTAAGAACGTCCACCATCATTTACTCGGCGAGTTCGAGTCATCCGATTCACACCCAGAGTTCACTCCCTCCGATTTCCGCCTCAGCGGGGCAGCCGTCATTTCTCAGATTGTTTCCCGTCGAAGAATGCCCTTCTTAGTCGGAGGCTCCAACTCGTTCATCTACGCCTTGTTGGCGAAAAAATACAACCCAGATGTCGACGTATTCAGCGATTTTAACTCGGATGCGGACTCGGTATTCTGTAAGGAACTTCGTTATAGGTGCTGTTTCATTTGGGTTGACGTTTCTTCACCAGTATTGAATCAGTATTTAATCAAACGTGTAGACGACATGCTTGATTCAGGGATGTTCGAGGAACTAGCAGAGTATTTCCTTCATCCCGAGCTGAACCCAGTTAGTAAATGCGGGCTGAAGAAGGCGATCGGGGTCCCCGAGTTCCAGAAGTACTTCGAGACATACGAGAATGGTGAATCGCAAATTCACGAAATGGAGAAGCAGGCGGCGTACGAGGAGGCCGTGAGGGCAGTCAAGGAGAACACTTGTCAGCTGGCGAAGAGGCAGGCGGGGAAAATCCGTCGCTTGAGAGACGCGGCGGGGTGGGAGTTGAAAAGGGTGGACTCGACGGCGGTATTTCTGGCAGCTATGGGTGGAAGGAGGGCGGCGGAGATTTGGGAAAGACAGGTGTTGGAGCCAAGCGTGAAGATTGTGAAGCGGTTCTTGATGGAGTAG
- the LOC142543586 gene encoding caffeoylshikimate esterase isoform X2 codes for MDLALCPASRQLSPESGHYCWNSVRPVSLGRTLGPRRAVIVMAQKKKKIEGVSDQLNSIASQNLDQAMARRRVRSAFSNVQQQLDHILFKWYEINSNRQEIFCKSWLPKPGVRIKGALCFCHGYGDTCTFFFEGIAKYIASAGYGVYAIDHPGFGLSEGLHGYVPSFDGIVDNVNEQFKIMKGRPEIRGFPRFIFGQSMGGAIAIKALLKAPKEWDGIVLVAPMCKISKEMSPPLPLQKLLILMSEFMPKAKLVPQKDLADLAFRELKKKQMAPYNVISYSDQTRLRTAVELLNATKYIESQVNKVASPMLVLHGAADKVTDPLVSTFLYENASSKDKTLKLYEDGFHCILEGEPDDRILTVLGDIVAWLDSRTSMK; via the exons ATGGATCTTGCTTTATGTCCAGCTTCCCGGCAGCTCTCGCCGGAAAGTGGCCACTATTGTTGGAATTCTGTCAGACCCGTTTCTTTGGGGCGGACTTTGGGTCCAAGGCGAGCAGTGATCGTAATGGCccagaaaaagaagaaaatcgaGGGCGTGAGTGATCAGCTGAACTCTATCGCTTCGCAGAATTTGGACCAAGCCATGGCTCGCAGAAGGGTGCGATCTGCTTTTAGTAATGTTCAGCAGCAGCTTGATCATATATTGTTTAAG TGGTATGAGATCAATTCAAACCGACAAGAAATTTTCTGCAAAAGCTGGTTGCCGAAGCCCGGTGTAAGAATCAAAGGAGCCTTGTGTTTCTGCCATGGATATGGTGATACCTGCACTTTTTTCTTTGAAG GCATTGCCAAATACATAGCTTCGGCGGGTTATGGAGTCTATGCAATTGATCATCCGGGCTTTGGTCTATCTGAAGGATTGCATGGTTATGTTCCGTCTTTTGATGGGATAGTAGATAACGTCAACGAACAATTCAAGATAATGAAAG GAAGGCCGGAGATTCGAGGATTCCCCCGATTCATATTCGGTCAGTCCATGGGTGGAGCAATTGCGATCAAAGCACTTCTCAAGGCACCAAAAGAATGGGATGGCATAGTTCTTGTAGCTCCAATGTGTAAA ATTTCAAAGGAAATGTCACCCCCTCTTCCACTGCAGAAACTCCTAATATTAATGTCTGAGTTTATGCCAAAAGCAAAGCTCGTTCCCCAGAAAGACTTAGCTGATCTGGCATTCAGAGAACTCAAGAAAAAACAAATG GCTCCATACAACGTGATCAGCTACAGTGATCAAACGCGACTCAGGACTGCTGTGGAGCTACTAAACGCTACAAAATATATCGAGTCACAGGTGAATAAG GTTGCATCTCCTATGCTTGTTCTTCATGGAGCTGCTGATAAAGTGACTGATCCTCTAGTGAGTACATTTTTATACGAAAATGCTTCGAGCAAAGATAAAACTCTGAAGCTTTATGAAGATGGATTTCACTGCATTCTCGAAGGGGAACCAGATGACAGAATTTTGACTGTTCTTGGTGACATTGTTGCATGGCTTGATTCAAGAACCTCAATGAAGTAG
- the LOC142543586 gene encoding caffeoylshikimate esterase isoform X3, giving the protein MDLALCPASRQLSPESGHYCWNSVRPVSLGRTLGPRRAVIVMAQKKKKIEGVSDQLNSIASQNLDQAMARRRVRSAFSNVQQQLDHILFKMAPAGIRTEEWYEINSNRQEIFCKSWLPKPGVRIKGALCFCHGYGDTCTFFFEGIAKYIASAGYGVYAIDHPGFGLSEGLHGYVPSFDGIVDNVNEQFKIMKGRPEIRGFPRFIFGQSMGGAIAIKALLKAPKEWDGIVLVAPMCKKLLILMSEFMPKAKLVPQKDLADLAFRELKKKQMAPYNVISYSDQTRLRTAVELLNATKYIESQVNKVASPMLVLHGAADKVTDPLVSTFLYENASSKDKTLKLYEDGFHCILEGEPDDRILTVLGDIVAWLDSRTSMK; this is encoded by the exons ATGGATCTTGCTTTATGTCCAGCTTCCCGGCAGCTCTCGCCGGAAAGTGGCCACTATTGTTGGAATTCTGTCAGACCCGTTTCTTTGGGGCGGACTTTGGGTCCAAGGCGAGCAGTGATCGTAATGGCccagaaaaagaagaaaatcgaGGGCGTGAGTGATCAGCTGAACTCTATCGCTTCGCAGAATTTGGACCAAGCCATGGCTCGCAGAAGGGTGCGATCTGCTTTTAGTAATGTTCAGCAGCAGCTTGATCATATATTGTTTAAG ATGGCTCCAGCTGGGATCAGAACAGAGGAG TGGTATGAGATCAATTCAAACCGACAAGAAATTTTCTGCAAAAGCTGGTTGCCGAAGCCCGGTGTAAGAATCAAAGGAGCCTTGTGTTTCTGCCATGGATATGGTGATACCTGCACTTTTTTCTTTGAAG GCATTGCCAAATACATAGCTTCGGCGGGTTATGGAGTCTATGCAATTGATCATCCGGGCTTTGGTCTATCTGAAGGATTGCATGGTTATGTTCCGTCTTTTGATGGGATAGTAGATAACGTCAACGAACAATTCAAGATAATGAAAG GAAGGCCGGAGATTCGAGGATTCCCCCGATTCATATTCGGTCAGTCCATGGGTGGAGCAATTGCGATCAAAGCACTTCTCAAGGCACCAAAAGAATGGGATGGCATAGTTCTTGTAGCTCCAATGTGTAAA AAACTCCTAATATTAATGTCTGAGTTTATGCCAAAAGCAAAGCTCGTTCCCCAGAAAGACTTAGCTGATCTGGCATTCAGAGAACTCAAGAAAAAACAAATG GCTCCATACAACGTGATCAGCTACAGTGATCAAACGCGACTCAGGACTGCTGTGGAGCTACTAAACGCTACAAAATATATCGAGTCACAGGTGAATAAG GTTGCATCTCCTATGCTTGTTCTTCATGGAGCTGCTGATAAAGTGACTGATCCTCTAGTGAGTACATTTTTATACGAAAATGCTTCGAGCAAAGATAAAACTCTGAAGCTTTATGAAGATGGATTTCACTGCATTCTCGAAGGGGAACCAGATGACAGAATTTTGACTGTTCTTGGTGACATTGTTGCATGGCTTGATTCAAGAACCTCAATGAAGTAG
- the LOC142543586 gene encoding caffeoylshikimate esterase isoform X1: MDLALCPASRQLSPESGHYCWNSVRPVSLGRTLGPRRAVIVMAQKKKKIEGVSDQLNSIASQNLDQAMARRRVRSAFSNVQQQLDHILFKMAPAGIRTEEWYEINSNRQEIFCKSWLPKPGVRIKGALCFCHGYGDTCTFFFEGIAKYIASAGYGVYAIDHPGFGLSEGLHGYVPSFDGIVDNVNEQFKIMKGRPEIRGFPRFIFGQSMGGAIAIKALLKAPKEWDGIVLVAPMCKISKEMSPPLPLQKLLILMSEFMPKAKLVPQKDLADLAFRELKKKQMAPYNVISYSDQTRLRTAVELLNATKYIESQVNKVASPMLVLHGAADKVTDPLVSTFLYENASSKDKTLKLYEDGFHCILEGEPDDRILTVLGDIVAWLDSRTSMK; the protein is encoded by the exons ATGGATCTTGCTTTATGTCCAGCTTCCCGGCAGCTCTCGCCGGAAAGTGGCCACTATTGTTGGAATTCTGTCAGACCCGTTTCTTTGGGGCGGACTTTGGGTCCAAGGCGAGCAGTGATCGTAATGGCccagaaaaagaagaaaatcgaGGGCGTGAGTGATCAGCTGAACTCTATCGCTTCGCAGAATTTGGACCAAGCCATGGCTCGCAGAAGGGTGCGATCTGCTTTTAGTAATGTTCAGCAGCAGCTTGATCATATATTGTTTAAG ATGGCTCCAGCTGGGATCAGAACAGAGGAG TGGTATGAGATCAATTCAAACCGACAAGAAATTTTCTGCAAAAGCTGGTTGCCGAAGCCCGGTGTAAGAATCAAAGGAGCCTTGTGTTTCTGCCATGGATATGGTGATACCTGCACTTTTTTCTTTGAAG GCATTGCCAAATACATAGCTTCGGCGGGTTATGGAGTCTATGCAATTGATCATCCGGGCTTTGGTCTATCTGAAGGATTGCATGGTTATGTTCCGTCTTTTGATGGGATAGTAGATAACGTCAACGAACAATTCAAGATAATGAAAG GAAGGCCGGAGATTCGAGGATTCCCCCGATTCATATTCGGTCAGTCCATGGGTGGAGCAATTGCGATCAAAGCACTTCTCAAGGCACCAAAAGAATGGGATGGCATAGTTCTTGTAGCTCCAATGTGTAAA ATTTCAAAGGAAATGTCACCCCCTCTTCCACTGCAGAAACTCCTAATATTAATGTCTGAGTTTATGCCAAAAGCAAAGCTCGTTCCCCAGAAAGACTTAGCTGATCTGGCATTCAGAGAACTCAAGAAAAAACAAATG GCTCCATACAACGTGATCAGCTACAGTGATCAAACGCGACTCAGGACTGCTGTGGAGCTACTAAACGCTACAAAATATATCGAGTCACAGGTGAATAAG GTTGCATCTCCTATGCTTGTTCTTCATGGAGCTGCTGATAAAGTGACTGATCCTCTAGTGAGTACATTTTTATACGAAAATGCTTCGAGCAAAGATAAAACTCTGAAGCTTTATGAAGATGGATTTCACTGCATTCTCGAAGGGGAACCAGATGACAGAATTTTGACTGTTCTTGGTGACATTGTTGCATGGCTTGATTCAAGAACCTCAATGAAGTAG